One window from the genome of Paenibacillus azoreducens encodes:
- a CDS encoding N-acetylmuramoyl-L-alanine amidase family protein: MLYRKDPIPKGTANNRRPGYSMSPTTITIHNTGNPSSTADNERSWLTNPGNTRTASFHIVVDSKEAIECIPLNENAWHAGDGSGAASGNRTSISIEICESGDYAKNLDNAVQLVAGMLRERGWGVDRLRRHWDWSKKICPRLMYDGGKWTGWFDFKNRVAAELAGKDEGKVTKQEYEAMEKRIAKLEEDNKLVPAPKWFISEFGSPDLKGLIADPQLTTEGWRTLAIGLRSSRK; encoded by the coding sequence GTGCTTTATAGAAAAGACCCTATTCCAAAAGGTACGGCTAATAATCGGCGTCCTGGGTATTCGATGTCTCCGACCACTATTACGATCCATAATACCGGCAACCCATCGAGTACGGCAGACAATGAGCGGTCATGGCTTACCAATCCAGGTAATACCCGAACGGCTAGCTTCCACATTGTCGTAGATAGCAAAGAGGCTATCGAATGTATTCCGCTTAATGAAAATGCCTGGCATGCAGGTGACGGTAGCGGTGCAGCAAGTGGAAATCGAACGTCGATCAGTATTGAGATCTGTGAAAGTGGGGACTATGCCAAAAACTTAGATAATGCCGTTCAATTGGTTGCTGGCATGCTGCGCGAACGAGGATGGGGGGTTGATCGGCTCCGGCGACATTGGGATTGGAGTAAGAAGATATGCCCAAGGCTCATGTACGATGGTGGTAAGTGGACAGGTTGGTTTGATTTCAAAAATAGAGTGGCCGCTGAGTTGGCCGGGAAGGATGAGGGCAAAGTGACAAAACAGGAATACGAGGCAATGGAGAAACGCATAGCGAAACTGGAGGAAGACAATAAGCTTGTACCGGCTCCGAAGTGGTTTATATCGGAGTTTGGATCTCCTGATTTAAAAGGTCTGATCGCAGACCCGCAGCTTACAACAGAGGGATGGCGCACGCTGGCAATCGGTTTGCGGTCTTCCAGAAAATAG
- a CDS encoding IS5 family transposase (programmed frameshift), producing MKRRYEIRDDQWEKIKDLLPPERKPQGGRIAKDNRMMLNAMLWVARSGAPWRDLPEHYGSWKTVYTRFRRWQMAGIWDEILKHVSVSPDFENIMIDATIVRVHQHGAGAKGGKQFQAIGRSRGGITTKIHAIVDALGNPLRFELTAGNSHDCVKGYEMLQAMDLTGKTVIADRGYDMNNILELIEKQHAFAVIPSRKHRKAQRKCDWWLYKERHLVECLFNKLKHYRRLATRYDKLTCTFAAFLSLASILLWLN from the exons ATGAAAAGACGATATGAAATACGTGATGATCAATGGGAAAAAATTAAAGATTTACTGCCGCCAGAACGAAAACCTCAAGGTGGACGCATTGCGAAAGATAATCGCATGATGCTGAACGCCATGCTTTGGGTTGCAAGGTCTGGAGCGCCTTGGCGGGATTTACCCGAGCATTATGGCTCATGGAAAACGGTGTATACTCGTTTTCGACGCTGGCAGATGGCCGGCATATGGGATGAAATTCTAAAGCATGTTTCCGTATCTCCCGATTTTGAAAATATCATGATCGATGCTACCATCGTTCGCGTCCATCAGCATGGAGCGGGCGCAAAAGGGGGCA AGCAATTTCAAGCCATCGGACGCTCCAGAGGCGGAATAACAACCAAAATTCATGCTATCGTAGATGCACTTGGAAATCCGTTACGATTTGAACTGACTGCTGGCAATAGCCATGACTGTGTCAAGGGCTATGAAATGCTTCAAGCCATGGATCTCACCGGTAAAACTGTGATTGCCGATCGAGGTTACGACATGAACAATATTTTGGAATTGATTGAGAAACAGCACGCTTTTGCTGTCATCCCAAGTCGGAAACATCGCAAAGCCCAGCGAAAATGCGACTGGTGGCTCTATAAAGAACGCCACCTGGTGGAATGTTTATTCAACAAGCTCAAACATTATCGTAGGTTGGCTACTCGCTATGATAAGCTGACCTGTACTTTTGCGGCCTTTCTATCATTGGCCTCTATTTTGTTATGGTTAAATTAG
- a CDS encoding sporulation protein YjcZ, which produces MSEVVAGAYGFHHHHHMNIGMILVLFILLVIILKTFCW; this is translated from the coding sequence ATGAGCGAAGTTGTAGCCGGAGCATATGGTTTCCACCATCATCATCATATGAACATTGGAATGATCCTAGTCCTGTTCATTCTGTTGGTAATTATCTTGAAAACATTCTGTTGGTAA
- a CDS encoding C39 family peptidase, with protein sequence MGKLVYFSQKDKRWKDVMYSIRNDKKQTIGTSACGPTSAAMAISSLIGQTVLPTTAAAYALNNGYRTIDTGTSWDFFVSIAKNYGVACKQTDSLREIKKALSDGKIVIASMDKGNFTGDGHYILLVGISNKNGETWINVFDPNHSNTKYGTDGLIDQGIKNDGKVSAKEIVFVKQAKQYWIFSHQTKEDEDETGGRQ encoded by the coding sequence ATGGGTAAGCTCGTATATTTTAGCCAAAAGGATAAACGATGGAAGGACGTCATGTACTCCATTCGCAATGACAAAAAGCAAACTATCGGAACATCTGCATGCGGACCGACAAGCGCAGCTATGGCCATCAGTTCCCTGATCGGCCAAACTGTGTTACCCACCACAGCGGCTGCCTATGCGCTTAATAATGGTTACCGCACAATTGATACCGGCACGTCATGGGATTTCTTTGTATCGATCGCTAAAAACTATGGTGTTGCATGTAAGCAGACCGACAGCCTTAGAGAGATAAAAAAAGCTCTCAGTGATGGGAAGATCGTTATCGCGTCCATGGACAAAGGTAACTTTACAGGTGACGGTCACTACATTCTGCTGGTTGGAATCTCCAATAAGAACGGAGAAACTTGGATTAATGTATTTGACCCTAATCACAGCAATACCAAATATGGCACAGATGGTCTGATTGATCAGGGAATTAAGAATGACGGTAAGGTATCGGCAAAGGAAATTGTATTTGTTAAGCAAGCAAAGCAATATTGGATTTTTTCACATCAAACCAAGGAGGATGAGGATGAAACTGGAGGAAGACAATAA